TACGATAAAAACCATCCGGGGGGATGCACACTCTTTTTCGTCTTATGTATACAGGGACATCCCGCAGCAACACCCCGGACCGAATGTTAAAAACAGGAGGAAGTAAAGAATGAAACGAGTATTGAGAGCATACAGAAAAACAGTCAGCATTGTAAATGAATCCAGCGTCGCGCTGTTTGAGGGACTTTCAGCAGGGAAAAAGGCGTTTTTGCTTGAAAGCTATGACAAAAACTATGACAGGTATACATTTATGGGGGTGGATCCGGAAGAAATCATTCATTCGGACAGTAACGGCATTGTCATTGAATACAGGGACGGAAGTGTAAGGGCACAGCAGGGAAATCCTCTGGAGCTTCTGAAGGCATATTATGATCAGTTTCAGGTCACGAAGGATGACGGAGAACTGCCATTTACCGGGGGATTTGTGGGCGCGCTGGGGTATGACTTCGTGAGATACTCAGAAGATCTGCCGGATAAAAATCCGGATGAGATCGGGATTGAGACCGTACAGTTCATGGTGACTACGAAATATATTGTGATTGACCATGTGGCGGAAACTCTGACAGGGGTCTGCCTGAGAGAGGATACGGACAGGGGACGCGCAGAGGGAGAACGCGAAGCAGAGCAGCTCGTAGCGGATGCAAGAGCGAAGATGAAGGAGGCGCCGTGCACGTATGACCACGGCGGAATTCTGAAAGAAAAATCGGATACACGGGAACAGTATTCTGAAAAAGTAGAAAAGATCAAAGAATACATTCGCGAGGGACATATCTTTCAGACGGTGCTTTCACAGCGGTGGACGATCGAGACGAAGCGGAGCGGACTGGATCTCTATAAAGAACTGCGCATCCTGAACCCGTCCCCGTATCTGTACTATTTTAATTTTGGTGAATTTGAGATCATCGGGAGTTCTCCGGAGATGCTGGTAAAGCAGACGGATAACAGGGTGTATACCTGTCCGATTGCCGGTACGCGTCCCAGAGGAAGAGATAAGGCTGAGGATGAGCGGCTGAAAAAAGACCTGCTCTCAGATGAGAAGGAAAAGGCGGAGCATGTGATGCTGGTGGATCTGGCAAGAAATGATATGGGACGGATCTCCCAGTTCGGAACCGTAAAGGTGACCCAGTTTATGGAAGTGCAGAACTATTCACATGTGATGCATATGGTTTCACTGGTTGAAGGCAGGAAAAACGGAACATACCATCCGCTTGATCTGACGGCTTCGTTCCTTCCGGCAGGTACTTTGAGCGGTGCGCCTAAGATCCGGGCGATGGAGATCATCGATGAGCTGGAAGATTTCCGGCGCGGTCTATACGGAGGTGCTGTCGGTTACATTGATTTTAACGGAAATATGGATTTCTGTATTACGATCCGGACGATGATAAAAAAGGGGAAAAAAGTATATCTTCAGGCGGGGGCAGGGATCGTGGCGGATTCTGTTGCGGAATCAGAGTATACGGAATGCTGTAATAAGGTGATGGCACTCGCAAAGACATTGGTTAAGGAGGAACATCTATGATACTGCTGATTGATAATTATGACTCATTTACGTATAATCTGTATCAGTATATGGGAATCTTTACGCCGGATATTAAAGTTGTCAGAAATGATAAAATCACTATGCAGGAAATCGCGT
The Ruminococcus gauvreauii genome window above contains:
- the trpE gene encoding anthranilate synthase component I → MKRVLRAYRKTVSIVNESSVALFEGLSAGKKAFLLESYDKNYDRYTFMGVDPEEIIHSDSNGIVIEYRDGSVRAQQGNPLELLKAYYDQFQVTKDDGELPFTGGFVGALGYDFVRYSEDLPDKNPDEIGIETVQFMVTTKYIVIDHVAETLTGVCLREDTDRGRAEGEREAEQLVADARAKMKEAPCTYDHGGILKEKSDTREQYSEKVEKIKEYIREGHIFQTVLSQRWTIETKRSGLDLYKELRILNPSPYLYYFNFGEFEIIGSSPEMLVKQTDNRVYTCPIAGTRPRGRDKAEDERLKKDLLSDEKEKAEHVMLVDLARNDMGRISQFGTVKVTQFMEVQNYSHVMHMVSLVEGRKNGTYHPLDLTASFLPAGTLSGAPKIRAMEIIDELEDFRRGLYGGAVGYIDFNGNMDFCITIRTMIKKGKKVYLQAGAGIVADSVAESEYTECCNKVMALAKTLVKEEHL